Sequence from the Aquimarina sp. Aq107 genome:
AATAGCACTATCATCCATAGCATCATCAAGGTAATTGGGAACACCATCGCCATCAGGATCAGCTTCTGGATCAATTCCGTTAGGAGATTCCTCAGTAGATTCTAATCCATCATTATCATCTTCACTGACAATCTGATTTATGATAGTGGCTTGACCACTTACGCTTAAAAGTTCTTCGGTTACTATAATGTTACTATCAGGGATGTTACTACAATAATAGTCTGAGGTAATCGTATTATTAAATTTTCTGTAAATTAAACCATTATCGGTGTCTTCTAAATCGATAATAATAGGGTTTTCAGTTTCAGTAGTTTCAGAATATGTAGCATCAATAAAATTATAGGATATAGATTCATTGATAGAAGTATTGATCTTAAAGAAAACAAACTCATTGGTTGTAGCTCCTTCACAAAGTTGAAGATCAACATCATCAAACTCAAAACTTGTTACGATAATATCACCATCATCACAAGAAGCTAATACTAAAAAGGTAAAAATATATAAAAGCTTTTTCACTGTTTGCATTTTGAAAATTAATAACAAAGTAACGTTTCGTTATAGAAACAATAACGTATTAAAAGTTTTTCTTTTTTATAAAGACGAATGAAATTTATAAATGTTCATTCTAATATTATTTTTGTACGTTTCGACAAAAATAATGGAATTGAAAGATTATAACGCTCGGTGTGGAAAATAATTTTATTTGAATTAGATTTGCGGTGTTATAATAAGGATATAATAAAATGAGTACTCTGTTACTGTGATTATTGTATTTTTTCGCCAATCATCAACTAAATTTTTATATTTAATGCAAAAGGTTTATTTCGATAGTGCAGCAACTACACAGTTGCGTTCAGAAGTAATTGATAAAATGACTACTGTATTAAGAGAAGATTATGGTAACCCTTCTTCTACTCACGGATTTGGTAGGTCTGCAAAAAATCATATTGAGCAGGCTCGTAAGAATATAGCTAAATATTTAGGAGTGAAAGCTTCTGAAATTATATTTACTTCTGGAGGAACAGAAGCGGATAATCTTGCTTTGAACAGTGCGGTAAGAGATTTAAATGTAAAACATATTATTACTTCTAAGATTGAACATCATGCAGTTTTGCATACTGTTCAAGAGATACAAGCACATGCTGAGATTGCAGTTAGTTACGTAGATATTACGTCTGATGGATCAATAGATTATAAACACTTGGAGAGCTTATTGTCTAATGCTTCTGAAAAAACATTAGTTAGTTTGATGCATGTGAACAATGAGGTTGGAACAATTTTAGATATTAATAGAGTAGGTGGTTTATGTAAGGAACACGAAGCGCTTTTTCATAGTGATATGGTACAATCTATTGGGCATTTAGATGTAAATCTAGGTGATCTTCAGGTAGATTTTACTGCAGTAAGCGCGCATAAATTTCATGGTCCTAAAGGAGTTGGTTTTGCATATATTAAAAAGAATTCAGGGCTTAAACCATTGATTTATGGAGGAGAGCAGGAGCGTGGCTATCGCGGTGGAACAGAAGGAGTGCATAACATAGCAGGAATGGATGAGGCTTTGAGATTAGCGTATGCACATATGGATGAAGAGAAAGCATATATTTCTGATCTAAAACAATACTTTGTAGATCAATTAAAGGATCAGATAAAAGGAGTTAAGTTTAATGCTAATTGTTGTGATTTAGCTCATAGTACTTATACCCTCATTAATGTTTGTTTACCTATATCACAAGAAAAAGCCGGTATTTTGTTGTTTCAGTTAGATATTAAAGGAATAGCTTGTTCTAAAGGTAGTGCTTGCCAGAGTGGTAGTGGAAAAGGATCACATGTACTTGCCGAAATACTTTCTGAAGAGGATATGCAGAAACCTTCCGTTAGATTCTCTTTTTCCAGATATAATACAAAAGAAGAAGTGGATTATGTTATTAGTGTACTGAAAGAGTTTCTGGAAAGTTAAAATCTCATCCCTAATCTTATATTGAAAACCCTTTGGGTTAAAAAGTTAGGAATAGCAAATTGACGCTGAGAAGCTGCATCTCTTACAAAAGTATTGGTAATAGAGTTAAGGTTGTCAAAAAGATTGAAAATTTCGAATCCGACATTCAATTCTCTAAATTTATTAAAGAAACTCCCTTCTTTACGTCTTATTTTTTGATCCACAACTATATATGAGATTCCTAAATCAGCCCTTCTGTAATCTCGCAATCTAGTCTGAAATTCATATGGATCTGCATTAGCAGGGGATCCTCCGGGTACACCAGTTTGGTATACCAAATTAAGATACATTTTTAAGTTAGGAATTGTGGGGACATAATCCTGAAATAAAGCTCCTATTTTTACTCTCTGATCAGTTGGTCGATCAATATATCCTCTATCGTCAAGATTTTCTTCGGTCTTTAGAAGACCTAAACTAAACCAACTTTCAGTTCCAGGAACAAATTCTCCATTTAACCTAAGATCAAATCCTGCAGCATATGCCTCTGCGTTATTATTAGCACGATATCTAATTCTAACATTTTCGATAGTATATGAATTTACATCAGTAAGTTTTTTATAGTATAATTCTGTAGTAAGCTTAAAAGGACGATCCCACATATTAAAACTGTAATCATTTCCAGCAACAATATGTATAGATTGTTGCGCTTTTACATCAGGTTGTACAGTGCCTTGTAGATCTCTTAATTCTCTATAAAAAGGTGGTTGATGATACCAACCTCCAGAAAGACGAAATATCATGTCTGATTTCCAGTCTGGTTTAATGGCAACTTGTGCTCTTGGGCTAAATACTGTTTGAGAAGAACTACTTATACCATCCCCAGAGACATTCCAATTATGTGCTCTTACACCAACATTTGCCCAGATTTCATGCTCTTTTATGTTTGTTCTTAAGCTATATTGAGCAAATCCAGAAAATCTATCGATATTTACCATATTAGTTGCTCTTACACTCGTAAAAGGGACTATAGGGCTAGCATTAGGATTGTAGGGTTGATCATTTACAAAAGTCCCAGGAGGACGAATTGAAAAACCTGCCGAATCAATAACTTCATATTCCTGAATTCGATCTCTGATATCTTCAGAAGTGTATTTTATTCCCCAATCAAACTGATGTTCATCGGCAGTATAGGTTCCTTTATGTTCTAGGTTGAAAATTAAAGCATCAAGGTCATTTCTTGCGTGTGTTAATTGTGAGCCAACACCTTCGCTAAATTCTACTTCGCCTAGGTCCTCTCCACCAATATCAGTGTTGACAGAACCTAAGAAATATGCTGCAAAAATATCAAAGTGTTCTTGCTCTTGAGTGTGATAAGCGGAACCAATTAATTTTAAAGTTAAATTGTCATTTGCCCTATATGTTCCTTTTAAAGCACCAAAATATGTTTCATAACGATCTTCTTCTTGCCCGTCATAAAAAACCGTTAAGGCAATAGGGTCTGTGATAGGTCCAAAATTAGTTTGACGTGTTAGTGGTTCGTAATCATATCTGTTTATTGCAATATTACCTAAAAAACCAAGCTCAAACTTTTTAGAAAAATTATATGAAAGATATGTCTGAACATCTGCAAATCTTGGTCTAAAATTGGTTTCTGTTTGTCTAGCATCTACGAGTAGACTATTGTCACGATATCTTACTCCAACGACACCTGCGAATTTTTTATCTTTTGTGATTCCTCCCGCAGATATGCTACCGCCCAATAAGCTTAGATCTGCTGATAAGTCAAACCGTGTTGGTCTGCGATAGGTAATATCTAATACAGAAGAAAGTTTATCTCCATATTTTGCTTGAAAACCTCCTGCAGAGAAATCTACATTTCTAACCAAATCAGTATTTACAAAACTTAAACCTTCTTGTTGACCTGATCGAATTAAAAAAGGTCTGTATACTTCTATTTCATTAACATATACAAGGTTTTCGTCAAAATTTCCTCCTCTAACCGCATATTGCGTACTTAATTCATTATTAGAGCTTACTCCTGGTAATGTCTTTAATAAACCTTCGACACCAGCATTAGCAGAAGGGGTGATGCGTATGGTCTCTGGATCTAAAGTAGTAATACCTTCTACTATTTTTCGTTCTCGACCGGAAATAATCACCTCACTAATTTGTTCAATATCTGTTTTTAATATTGGATTTAACTCGTAAGTCTGATTTTCTTTTAGGTTTATAGTAAACGTAATGTCCTTTAGCCCTACGTGACTTATTTTAATGGTTATATCTTGATTAGAGGGTATGTTTAAGATGTATACACCGTTTTTGTCTGTTCTAGTTCCAGAATTTTCAAAAGATACATTGGCACCAGATATTGGTTGGTTGGATTCGTCCAAAACCACACCCTTAACAATTGCGTCTTGTGCTAATATATATTGATTAAAAGAGACTAGAAAAAAAACAAAAATAAAGAGGAGATTTTTCAAAGAGTATATCTGTTTATGGTTTTCTAAAGAATATTGTTTCAAATGTAGTATTATTTCCTACTTTATCTAACACAATAAGTTTAAATTTATTTTCTGTTTCTGAAATTATTTTATCTTCAAAATTATAAATAAGCATTCCTGTTTTGTAATCGTATTCCATTAAAATGAACTTTCCGTTAATGGTAGCTCTGTAACTTTTGATACCAGAATCGGTGTCATCAATTTTAATTTTTAAAAAATTAGCTTTGGACATCCATTTTTTATTAGCCACATTTATAGGAACAATTGTTGGTTTTTCTAGATCCGAAAATAAAGAGTAGCTACCTAAAGTTCTTGTTCTGGTAGAAAAACGATTATTTTTTTTGTTTGTTTTTACGTGATAATGCTTGTTATTGTATCCTAATCTTCCAATATATAATTTCTTCTTATCGGCGGAGCTATAATTAGTGACATCAAAAACAATGGTCATATTTTTATGTAAAGGAATTTCATCTTCATGAATTTTTATAGTATCACCATTAGTCTCAATGTCTAAATACGCTTTTTCGTACAAACTACCCTTTGGAATATATAAGTCAAAAATCCCAGAGTTATACGTGAAATTTTCTGTTGGTTTCACTAGATGAGGAGTTTTTATTATTTCTTCTTTAGTGATATCATCAATCTGTTCCCCTTTTACTGGAATGCTAATTTCTGTTGTATTGTTTTTGAAATCTTTCACAAAGACCTTTAAGGTATATGATAAGCTATCTTCTATAGTGAAAATGCCTTTGCTTGTTACATTTTTATAGATGGAAAGCGGATTGTTTTTTTCGATAAATAGTTTGGTTATTCTGCTTCGATTCTTTTTGTAATGCTTATAATCAATTAAGCGATTGATATAGCGAGTTTCAGAAAAAGAAAATCGTTTCATTTCCATTGAAAAGTTTTCTTGCCCATTTAATTCTGTTGTTATCTTATAAACTCCATTTTTATTGGCAGCTAGATTTTGTTGATCTATTGTAGAGACACCAATCCCTATTTTTCCTAAAGCTTTTATTCCTTCGGCTTTAAAATCACCATTATCCATAGGAATTAACCTCAATTTAGTTGGTTGTTGGTTTCCATTGGTGTGCGAAGTGTCGTCTAAACTGTAAACCCATACACCATTGATTGTTGGTTTTTTGGTATCTTTTATATCAATACCAAAGGACATCGGGTTCATAGGTCTTGCTTTAGCATCTCTTATTTCAAAATGCAAATGTGGTCCACCACTACCACCAGTATTTCCACTAAATGCCAGCACATCACCTTTTTTTACAGATAGTGTACCTGCTTTAGGGAAAAGTTCTATTTCATAGGATTCTTTAGCGTACTGTCTTTTTTTTATGTAAGCTTCTATCTCTGGGGAGAATTTTTGTAAGTGAGCATACACTGTAGTATATCCATTAGAATGTGCAATATAAATAGCTTTTCCGTATCCAAAATGAGAAATCTTTATTCTTGTTACATTTCCGGTTGCTGCAGCATATACTTTTAATCCCTCTTGTCCTTCTGTTTTTAAATCTAAGCCAGAGTGAAAGTGATTAGATCTTAATTCTCCATAAGTACCCGAAACAGCAAGCGGGATGTCTAGAGGGTTGATAAAATAATCAGTTGGAATGTCTTTTTGGCAGTATCCAATCGTAAAATTGAAGATTAAAAATAATGTAATAACTCGCATAGAAGGTAAATGTAAATATTTAGACATTAAAATTAAAGTGATGTTTAATTAAAAACTAAAAGGCTATAAACGAATTACTTGATTGACTAGATATTGTCGCTATAAAATTAGTTTAAAAACTATTGGGTTTTTTCAATTGGTATGTTAACTTTGTGTAACGAAGTATTGCGTAAAATTAAAATGAGTGATTTAATTGAAATTGTTGATTCTCTTGAGAATAGGATAAGTAAGTTGCTTCATAAGTATGATTTACTTAAGCAGCAAAATACCGATCTGAAGGGAAAGATAAAGAATTTAGAAGAAAATTCTGAACTCCAGGTTGATCAATTAAAACAATGGGAAGAGAAATTCAGTGCACTCAAAAATGCAAATGCAATGCTAGGCAGTGATAAATACAAAAGGGAAACCAAGCTCAAAATAAATGCCTTAATAAGGGAGATAGATGTGTGTATAGCGCAATTATCAGAGTAATTAATACTATGGCAGATAAATTAAAAATCAAACTTTCGGTTGCGGATAGAGTATATCCACTAACGATAAATCCTGATCAAGAAGAGGGATTACGTAAGGCAGCTAAAAAGATTGAGGCCATGATTAAACAGTTTGAGCAAAGTTATGCGGTGAGAGATAAGCAAGATGTATTGGCGATGTGCGCTTTACAATTTGCTGCACAAGTAGAACAAAAGGTTATAGATAAAGATAGTGATGAAATAAATGTTTTGGGCAGATTAGGTGCTCTAAATGATTTGTTACAAGATCATCTATCTTAGACGTTCATTAAAATAAATAAGGTTACTGCCTGCACTAGTTATTATTTTTTGATAAACTCAACAAGAATTATTTTAAAAAGGGTGAGTTTAAGTTGTAAAAGCAAGCCGTGCTGATTTTTCAGTTTCACGGATCCTTGATCAGCTTGTTAGCCCTAAACCTGTTTTTACAGAGTTTATACAAAACCCATGCTAGTGCAGGCTTTTTTTATATATAAACACTAACTAGGATTATGGATAATATTATATTTTTGATTATTGCGGCAGTTGCGGGATTAGTGATTGGCTTTGTCATCGCTAAGGTATTAGAGCGCAATAAAGCTTCAGAAATTATCAAAAGCGCTAAAAAAACTTCTCAAAGTATTATAAGAGAGGCAAAGAGTGAAGGAGAGACAATTAAGAAAGATAAAATACTTCAGGCTAAAGAAAAATTTATCGAATTAAAATCTGAGCACGAAAAAGTGATCCTGTCTCGAGATAAAAAGATGGCTGAGGCAGAAAAAAGAACAAGGGATAAAGAATCTCAGGTTTCTAATGAGTTATCTAAAGGTAAGAAGCTTAATGCCGAATTGGAGCAGAAGGTTAAAGATTATAATCATCGTAATGATTACCTTGAAAAGAAGCAAAGCGAATTAAAGAAACTTCATAAAAGTCAAGTGCAGCAATTAGAAGTAATATCAGGATTGTCTGCAGAAGAGGCTAAGGATCAACTTGTAGAGTCTTTAAAAGAGCAAGCGAAAACGGATTCAATGGCTCTGATTCAGGATACTATTGAAGAAGCTAAGCTTACTGCGCAACAAGAAGCTAAAAAAGTAATAATAAATACTATTCAACGAATTGGAACAGAAGAAGCTGTAGAAAATTGCGTTTCTGTGTTTAATATTGAGAGTGATGATGTAAAAGGTCGAATTATTGGACGAGAAGGAAGAAATATTAGAGCAATAGAAGCCGCTACAGGAGTAGAAATCATAGTGGATGATACTCCGGAAGCTATTATATTATCCTGTTTTGATTCTGTAAGACGAGAAGTAGCTCGTCTTTCTCTACATAAATTAGTAACTGATGGTAGAATACATCCGGCACGTATTGAAGAAATAGTAAAGAAGACTAGAAAACAAATTGATGAAGAGATTATAGAAGTTGGTAAAAGAACCGTTATTGATCTTGGTATTCATGGATTACATCCAGAGTTGATTAAAACGGTTGGTAGAATGAAATACCGTTCTTCTTATGGTCAAAATCTTTTACAACACTCTAGGGAAGTTGCAAAACTATGTGGAGTAATGGCTTCTGAATTAGGTCTAAATCCTAAATTAGCTAAAAGAGCCGGATTGTTACACGATATTGGTAAGGTTCCAGATACAGAAACAGAAGTTCCGCATGCTATTTTAGGAATGCAATGGGCAGAGAAGTATGGGGAGAAACCAGATGTGTGTAATGCAATAGGGGCACACCACGATGAAATAGAAATGAATGCGCTTATTTCTCCAATAGTTCAGGTTTGTGATGCAATTAGCGGAGCAAGGCCTGGAGCGCGTCGTCAAGTCTTAGACTCCTATATACAGAGGTTGAAAGATTTAGAAGATATAGCATTTGGATTTAATGGAGTTAAAAAAGCATATGCTATTCAGGCTGGTAGAGAGCTAAGAGTTATTGTTGAAAGTGAGAAAGTGAATGACGAAAGAGCGGCCAGTTTATCGTTTGAAATTTCTCAAAAAATACAAACAGATATGACATATCCTGGTCAGGTAAAAATTACTGTTATCAGAGAGACTAGAGCGGTTAATATTGCAAAATAGAAAAAATAGTTTTATATAAAAAAGAGCATCAATTATTTTAATTGGTGCTCTTTTTTTGTTGGTCTATTAGTAATAAATCTTCTTTTCTCTGTCCAAGAATTTCATCTTTCCAAGTTAATGCAGATTCTAAATCTTCAAATTGCTTAAAATCTTTTTTAAAAAAAGACTTTTCGTAACTAGCTAGAGTCTTTTGTTTTGGGTCATTGGATACAACTGCAAATCCCTTAAGATTGGTAACCTCAGCAGTTTTTATATAAATAATAGGGTCCACAGCGTACGAATGAACTCTATGAGTTATATAAACAAAAGGTGTTTTTTTAAAATGTTTCTCTGCGATTTTAATGAGAATTGAATTTTTTAGAGTGCATACTACTATTCCTTCATTCATAACTGCAATCATGTAGTTATGATAAATATCTAGTTTGCAAAAATCTAAATTATATGATCTAATCATTGGGGAGGTTTACATGTTGGATTTAATAAGAATAAAAGTATTTAATAAGATTTATTCCTTTTTTAATATTTCATTTTTCCACTCTAAAGCTTCGCTGATACTGGAGAAATACTTCAGTTTCTTTTCGAAAAATTTGCTTTCGAGTTCCGTTAATTTTTTTTGTCTATGATTTTTTGATACCACCGCAATACCAACAAGGGTATCTATCTTGGTAGTTTCATGGTAAACTGTGGGGTCAACCGCGTATGTATTAACTCTGTTAGAAATATATACAAACGGTTTATCCTTGAAGTATTTTGTTACAAATTCCAATAGTAGTTTGTTATGCTTAGGCATAACTAAAAACCCTTCTGAAATGGTGTTTTTTAAATAATCTTCCCGGATTTCCACCAAAGCGAAACCTAAATCATAGTGTTTTGACATTTTAGATAAAACGATACTATTATTTAAGTATGGTTAATTTTTCATTAAGTTACAATAAAAGTATTGTTTTTAAAAATTAAAATTCAATTGGTTAATATGTTTTAGGGGAAATTTCAGTAAAATAATTTTTCATATTTATCCAGTAATTCATTTTTCCATTGTAGCGCAGATTCTATATCATCAAAACGTCTAAGTTCTTTACTGAAGAAAGCTTTTTCTAGTTTTGTTTGTTTTATTTGAATGGGATTGTCTGATACAACTGCAAAACCAATTAAGTTTTCAATTTTAGCGGTTTCTAAGTATATAGTAGGATTTACTGAGTAAGAATTGATTCGATGTGTTAAGTATAAGAACGCCTTATTCTTATAATGTTTTTCTACCATTTCTAAAAGAACATCGTTATGCTCTGGGGATACTGTTACACCTTCGTTTATGGTAACCTTTATATAGTCTTCGAATATTTCTATAAGACCAAAATCCAATAAATAGGAAGTAATCATTTGGGGTATTTTTTAGGTAAAGCAAATATATATTTTCAGAAATTAAAAAATAAGTATTTTGTAATTTTATTTGGGATTTTTCCCGTGGTATTTTGTTTTTAATTCGTTCTTACTGTAAGCTTATTGGATCTCTTTCGGATCATTCTGTTTTTTATGTTTTTTTAATTGATTTTTGTAAGACAGAAGTTTATCAGCTATGTTGCAAATATTCACAAAAAAAAACTCTGGTATATAGAATATACCAGAGTTTTTATCAAAAATGTTTAATTGTAAGCTAAGATTCTGTTGACTCTTCAGCTTTCTTTATTTTTATAGTTAACTCATTGGAGTCATCATCAAGATCCATAAATATACTATCACCTTCTTGTAACTGAGCGCTAATAATTTCCTCAGCTAAAGCATCCTCAATATATTTTTGGATAGCTCTTTTTAGTGGTCTTGCTCCGTATTGTTTATCAAATCCTTTTTCGGTAATATAATCCTTGGCTTTTTCACTTAGAGATAGATCATATCCAAGGCCTTTAATTCTTCCGTAAAGTTTTTCTAATTCTATGTCGATAATTTTATGGATATCCTCACGTTCAAGTGCATTGAATACAATAACATC
This genomic interval carries:
- a CDS encoding cysteine desulfurase family protein, whose translation is MQKVYFDSAATTQLRSEVIDKMTTVLREDYGNPSSTHGFGRSAKNHIEQARKNIAKYLGVKASEIIFTSGGTEADNLALNSAVRDLNVKHIITSKIEHHAVLHTVQEIQAHAEIAVSYVDITSDGSIDYKHLESLLSNASEKTLVSLMHVNNEVGTILDINRVGGLCKEHEALFHSDMVQSIGHLDVNLGDLQVDFTAVSAHKFHGPKGVGFAYIKKNSGLKPLIYGGEQERGYRGGTEGVHNIAGMDEALRLAYAHMDEEKAYISDLKQYFVDQLKDQIKGVKFNANCCDLAHSTYTLINVCLPISQEKAGILLFQLDIKGIACSKGSACQSGSGKGSHVLAEILSEEDMQKPSVRFSFSRYNTKEEVDYVISVLKEFLES
- a CDS encoding TonB-dependent receptor, with product MKNLLFIFVFFLVSFNQYILAQDAIVKGVVLDESNQPISGANVSFENSGTRTDKNGVYILNIPSNQDITIKISHVGLKDITFTINLKENQTYELNPILKTDIEQISEVIISGRERKIVEGITTLDPETIRITPSANAGVEGLLKTLPGVSSNNELSTQYAVRGGNFDENLVYVNEIEVYRPFLIRSGQQEGLSFVNTDLVRNVDFSAGGFQAKYGDKLSSVLDITYRRPTRFDLSADLSLLGGSISAGGITKDKKFAGVVGVRYRDNSLLVDARQTETNFRPRFADVQTYLSYNFSKKFELGFLGNIAINRYDYEPLTRQTNFGPITDPIALTVFYDGQEEDRYETYFGALKGTYRANDNLTLKLIGSAYHTQEQEHFDIFAAYFLGSVNTDIGGEDLGEVEFSEGVGSQLTHARNDLDALIFNLEHKGTYTADEHQFDWGIKYTSEDIRDRIQEYEVIDSAGFSIRPPGTFVNDQPYNPNASPIVPFTSVRATNMVNIDRFSGFAQYSLRTNIKEHEIWANVGVRAHNWNVSGDGISSSSQTVFSPRAQVAIKPDWKSDMIFRLSGGWYHQPPFYRELRDLQGTVQPDVKAQQSIHIVAGNDYSFNMWDRPFKLTTELYYKKLTDVNSYTIENVRIRYRANNNAEAYAAGFDLRLNGEFVPGTESWFSLGLLKTEENLDDRGYIDRPTDQRVKIGALFQDYVPTIPNLKMYLNLVYQTGVPGGSPANADPYEFQTRLRDYRRADLGISYIVVDQKIRRKEGSFFNKFRELNVGFEIFNLFDNLNSITNTFVRDAASQRQFAIPNFLTQRVFNIRLGMRF
- a CDS encoding M23 family metallopeptidase — its product is MSKYLHLPSMRVITLFLIFNFTIGYCQKDIPTDYFINPLDIPLAVSGTYGELRSNHFHSGLDLKTEGQEGLKVYAAATGNVTRIKISHFGYGKAIYIAHSNGYTTVYAHLQKFSPEIEAYIKKRQYAKESYEIELFPKAGTLSVKKGDVLAFSGNTGGSGGPHLHFEIRDAKARPMNPMSFGIDIKDTKKPTINGVWVYSLDDTSHTNGNQQPTKLRLIPMDNGDFKAEGIKALGKIGIGVSTIDQQNLAANKNGVYKITTELNGQENFSMEMKRFSFSETRYINRLIDYKHYKKNRSRITKLFIEKNNPLSIYKNVTSKGIFTIEDSLSYTLKVFVKDFKNNTTEISIPVKGEQIDDITKEEIIKTPHLVKPTENFTYNSGIFDLYIPKGSLYEKAYLDIETNGDTIKIHEDEIPLHKNMTIVFDVTNYSSADKKKLYIGRLGYNNKHYHVKTNKKNNRFSTRTRTLGSYSLFSDLEKPTIVPINVANKKWMSKANFLKIKIDDTDSGIKSYRATINGKFILMEYDYKTGMLIYNFEDKIISETENKFKLIVLDKVGNNTTFETIFFRKP
- the rny gene encoding ribonuclease Y, which produces MDNIIFLIIAAVAGLVIGFVIAKVLERNKASEIIKSAKKTSQSIIREAKSEGETIKKDKILQAKEKFIELKSEHEKVILSRDKKMAEAEKRTRDKESQVSNELSKGKKLNAELEQKVKDYNHRNDYLEKKQSELKKLHKSQVQQLEVISGLSAEEAKDQLVESLKEQAKTDSMALIQDTIEEAKLTAQQEAKKVIINTIQRIGTEEAVENCVSVFNIESDDVKGRIIGREGRNIRAIEAATGVEIIVDDTPEAIILSCFDSVRREVARLSLHKLVTDGRIHPARIEEIVKKTRKQIDEEIIEVGKRTVIDLGIHGLHPELIKTVGRMKYRSSYGQNLLQHSREVAKLCGVMASELGLNPKLAKRAGLLHDIGKVPDTETEVPHAILGMQWAEKYGEKPDVCNAIGAHHDEIEMNALISPIVQVCDAISGARPGARRQVLDSYIQRLKDLEDIAFGFNGVKKAYAIQAGRELRVIVESEKVNDERAASLSFEISQKIQTDMTYPGQVKITVIRETRAVNIAK
- a CDS encoding cell division protein ZapA, which codes for MADKLKIKLSVADRVYPLTINPDQEEGLRKAAKKIEAMIKQFEQSYAVRDKQDVLAMCALQFAAQVEQKVIDKDSDEINVLGRLGALNDLLQDHLS
- a CDS encoding STAS/SEC14 domain-containing protein, with product MSKHYDLGFALVEIREDYLKNTISEGFLVMPKHNKLLLEFVTKYFKDKPFVYISNRVNTYAVDPTVYHETTKIDTLVGIAVVSKNHRQKKLTELESKFFEKKLKYFSSISEALEWKNEILKKE